Proteins encoded together in one Luteibaculum oceani window:
- a CDS encoding LVIVD repeat-containing protein, with product MKTSIKLLGLALSVLVLLDSCTKSDLSPDPQTQSERIQVETDRTVLRQRMDMVRRHLQSDLHKSFVPIDLEVVAEVAAPVVGGVGLAATHIQFDGNLAYVTYHEVGEGYGGALDIFDVTDPNNPVLIFQMTIADTDLHNLDIAGGALYIAGARDVLSSLYSTSITQGAVAQRWDLDGSGLPTTMTEVALPSYSANSIRYNPAGVLVSTGDVGGGSFILDPITMALVDDINVNDAKYIHGTADYLCVLAGEGADSRLLFYGASGFTAGPILNVPLTGYDVTTVGKNAIECYDDYVLVNLGDDGLLKVDRHTGNILGEYEFVDGDGIAISAVEFGDYTILAYGCDGVLILDENTGTYRLISSYKFSDNGSVNHVSTNGEVIFVASGLQGIRILKNVEKTCTLEHIQDGAVERSVWFELYHPSTSAHQAFKWESGTGSFVDNGDGTAQITGTIVSLKNPNDKWELTINLAEKKNWTQWSSLGRSYVAGPDHIPGSHKDWFYYIMDPSPTNPSTIVGLGDNAGVTKELQHKPIAYKYGFQLGMSGNVKNAQYGLSGWLSYLNSAGDRRTLDINVNVTGC from the coding sequence ATGAAAACGTCAATTAAACTTTTAGGATTAGCATTATCGGTATTGGTATTGCTAGATTCCTGTACAAAATCGGATCTTTCCCCTGATCCTCAGACTCAGAGTGAGCGGATTCAAGTAGAAACAGATCGGACTGTGTTACGTCAACGTATGGACATGGTTCGTCGTCATTTACAGAGCGATTTACACAAAAGCTTTGTACCCATCGATTTAGAAGTTGTAGCAGAAGTGGCTGCCCCTGTTGTAGGGGGTGTTGGCTTAGCTGCAACACATATTCAATTCGATGGCAATCTTGCATATGTTACTTACCACGAGGTAGGTGAGGGATATGGAGGTGCGTTGGATATCTTCGATGTAACTGATCCAAACAACCCAGTGCTTATTTTCCAAATGACTATTGCAGATACGGATTTGCATAACCTGGATATTGCAGGTGGGGCACTTTACATAGCAGGTGCCCGCGATGTATTGTCCTCCCTGTATAGCACTTCTATTACTCAGGGTGCAGTGGCGCAAAGATGGGATTTGGATGGCTCAGGCCTTCCAACCACCATGACTGAAGTTGCTCTGCCTTCATATTCAGCAAATAGTATACGTTATAATCCAGCAGGTGTGCTTGTTTCAACAGGTGATGTAGGTGGTGGAAGTTTCATTTTAGATCCAATCACTATGGCATTGGTGGATGACATCAACGTAAACGATGCTAAATACATACACGGAACTGCAGATTATCTATGTGTACTAGCCGGTGAAGGAGCAGACTCAAGATTATTATTTTATGGTGCTTCTGGTTTTACAGCTGGTCCTATTTTAAATGTACCGTTAACTGGTTACGACGTAACTACCGTTGGAAAAAACGCCATTGAATGTTATGATGATTACGTATTAGTTAACCTGGGTGACGATGGGCTTCTTAAAGTGGACCGTCATACGGGTAATATTCTCGGAGAATACGAATTTGTTGATGGAGATGGAATCGCTATTTCCGCTGTTGAATTCGGAGATTATACCATTTTAGCCTACGGTTGTGATGGTGTGCTAATATTGGACGAGAATACTGGTACATACCGATTAATCTCTTCTTACAAATTTTCCGATAACGGCTCAGTTAACCACGTTTCAACCAACGGCGAAGTAATTTTTGTAGCCTCAGGTTTGCAGGGTATTAGAATTCTTAAGAATGTAGAGAAGACTTGTACCTTAGAGCATATCCAAGATGGAGCGGTTGAACGTTCCGTTTGGTTTGAACTTTACCACCCTTCAACCTCCGCTCACCAGGCATTTAAATGGGAGTCTGGAACAGGGTCTTTTGTGGATAACGGCGATGGAACTGCGCAAATTACCGGAACTATCGTGAGCCTTAAAAATCCTAACGATAAATGGGAGTTAACCATAAATTTGGCTGAGAAAAAGAACTGGACTCAATGGTCAAGTTTAGGTAGATCATACGTTGCTGGTCCAGATCATATACCAGGAAGTCACAAAGATTGGTTCTATTACATTATGGATCCAAGCCCAACTAATCCTTCAACAATAGTTGGTTTAGGGGATAATGCTGGAGTGACAAAAGAATTACAACACAAACCAATTGCATATAAATACGGATTCCAACTAGGTATGAGTGGAAATGTAAAAAATGCCCAGTATGGACTCTCAGGATGGTTAAGCTATCTCAACTCCGCCGGAGATAGAAGAACCTTAGATATAAACGTAAATGTTACGGGTTGTTAG
- a CDS encoding S8 family peptidase produces MKRLHRPIMAVAIIGMAAIACQKESPKDFTNDMNQVHALANSNGEKIPNEYIIELKQSGLPLPGSNNANPEDIRKSFNTITSTLGIEAKINHVYHASIIGVAVEMSESAAKLLENSGLVERVEQDQIVSIIDGEKRANKGKSKDQYKVTGKGGKGKGGGGSDPTPDDGTGGGKPGKGGGKDKGGSDPAPEEDPTQEPPAPEPNTQIVPWGITRSGGFGDGSGKTAWILDTGIDLDHDDLNVSSSKSSYFTTSSANDNNGHGTHVAGIVGAIDNTFGVVGMAQNATLVSVKVLDDNGNGSVSDVIAGIDYVAANGRVGDVANLSLAGPASSSLDNAVIAAAQKGIFFTIAAGNYSEDVSNYSPARANGANVFTISAINKNDVFAYFSNYGAACDYTSPGYEITSTWSNNSYTTISGTSMSAPHAAGILLLNGKINSTQNCIGDPDGNNDPIAIR; encoded by the coding sequence ATGAAAAGATTACATCGCCCCATAATGGCTGTGGCTATTATAGGTATGGCAGCAATAGCCTGCCAGAAAGAATCTCCCAAAGATTTCACCAATGACATGAACCAAGTTCATGCCTTAGCAAATTCGAATGGTGAGAAAATTCCAAACGAATACATCATTGAGTTAAAGCAGTCTGGATTACCCCTACCAGGCTCGAACAACGCTAACCCCGAGGATATTAGAAAAAGCTTTAACACCATTACAAGTACCCTTGGTATAGAAGCAAAAATCAACCATGTTTATCACGCCTCCATTATTGGTGTTGCCGTAGAAATGTCTGAAAGTGCTGCAAAATTACTTGAAAATTCAGGGTTGGTTGAACGCGTAGAGCAAGACCAAATCGTATCTATCATTGATGGTGAAAAGCGCGCAAACAAGGGAAAATCGAAAGACCAATACAAAGTAACCGGAAAGGGTGGTAAAGGTAAAGGCGGAGGAGGAAGTGACCCAACTCCAGATGACGGAACAGGAGGAGGCAAACCCGGAAAAGGTGGTGGAAAGGATAAAGGAGGTTCCGATCCAGCTCCAGAGGAAGATCCAACACAAGAACCACCTGCACCTGAGCCCAATACACAAATTGTTCCTTGGGGAATTACTAGAAGCGGCGGATTTGGTGATGGTTCAGGGAAAACTGCATGGATATTAGATACTGGAATCGATTTAGACCATGATGATTTAAATGTTAGTAGCTCGAAATCTTCATACTTCACCACCAGTTCAGCCAATGATAATAACGGCCATGGAACTCATGTCGCTGGAATTGTTGGAGCCATTGACAATACTTTTGGAGTAGTGGGAATGGCTCAAAATGCGACTTTAGTTTCGGTTAAAGTTCTTGATGACAATGGTAATGGGTCTGTTTCGGACGTGATTGCAGGTATAGATTATGTAGCAGCAAACGGAAGGGTTGGTGATGTAGCTAACTTAAGTTTAGCTGGTCCTGCTTCAAGCAGTTTGGACAATGCCGTTATTGCAGCCGCACAAAAAGGCATATTCTTTACTATAGCTGCTGGAAATTACTCCGAAGACGTTTCAAACTACTCTCCTGCTCGAGCCAACGGAGCGAATGTTTTCACCATTTCTGCAATAAACAAAAATGATGTTTTTGCTTATTTCTCTAACTACGGTGCCGCTTGCGATTACACTTCTCCAGGTTACGAGATAACCTCAACATGGTCTAACAACAGCTATACCACTATTAGCGGAACCTCTATGTCAGCCCCACATGCTGCTGGAATTTTACTGTTAAATGGAAAAATAAACAGTACACAAAACTGCATAGGAGATCCAGATGGAAACAATGACCCTATAGCAATACGCTAG
- a CDS encoding methylmalonyl-CoA mutase family protein: protein MGLNSAVEDFPNFPKSMWRAKVEKELKGKKFEDHLISHFVSAPAIDAYQTAEDIEKLTIDPKLVQSAVQFFASQSTQKGYEIFIDKEEDANKKALVVLQQGVSYLQFKSSKDCIDWNKVFKDIDTGLLQISVDCHPKNILACIDEMPLNSGCKLQIDLSPFHSSFNLKKLSEEFTEAQEIARNKGIILRYLFDFNGLAGTGCNFELQLAAMSLFFKDWVAIAEKSSERENLINGVQFSYAANPELFAEIAKHRALCCLFSKTLQESNLDLTKIFPGGFLIAYNQLFRGTNDEEVNLIRLSSFAFGAFACNPEAVVLCDFKTEEKNFIPRVSANVATILEEESKLGHYVDPTAGSYYVEKLTQELVFGAIEKSRSFVYYDWHQFAHSKNFVSEVDLCSTQLRTLFETKELEMIGENLYPPAGKEAYTILETLKLK, encoded by the coding sequence ATGGGTTTAAACAGTGCTGTTGAGGATTTCCCAAACTTTCCAAAGAGTATGTGGAGAGCTAAAGTGGAAAAAGAATTAAAAGGAAAAAAGTTCGAAGACCACCTGATATCACATTTTGTATCTGCCCCAGCTATTGATGCGTATCAAACTGCCGAGGATATTGAAAAGTTAACCATTGATCCCAAATTGGTACAATCCGCAGTTCAATTTTTTGCTTCGCAGAGCACCCAAAAAGGATATGAGATTTTTATTGACAAAGAGGAGGACGCCAATAAAAAAGCTCTGGTGGTTTTACAGCAAGGCGTTAGCTACCTACAATTTAAAAGTTCAAAAGACTGCATAGATTGGAATAAAGTTTTTAAGGATATAGATACTGGCTTACTGCAAATTTCGGTGGATTGTCATCCTAAAAACATTTTGGCCTGTATAGACGAAATGCCATTAAATTCTGGATGTAAACTTCAAATAGACCTATCTCCCTTTCACTCATCTTTTAACCTTAAAAAGCTAAGTGAGGAGTTCACCGAAGCGCAAGAAATAGCGAGAAACAAAGGAATTATCCTTCGCTACTTATTCGATTTTAATGGATTGGCCGGCACTGGGTGTAACTTCGAATTACAGCTGGCCGCCATGAGTTTGTTTTTCAAAGATTGGGTAGCTATTGCTGAAAAGAGTTCGGAAAGAGAGAATCTTATAAATGGCGTGCAATTTTCCTACGCAGCAAACCCAGAACTGTTTGCAGAAATTGCTAAACACAGAGCCCTTTGCTGTTTGTTTTCGAAAACGCTGCAGGAGTCGAATTTAGATTTAACCAAAATTTTCCCAGGAGGATTTCTTATTGCATACAATCAGCTCTTTAGAGGAACCAACGATGAAGAGGTAAATCTAATCCGTCTTTCTTCATTTGCTTTTGGAGCTTTCGCTTGCAACCCCGAAGCTGTTGTGTTGTGCGATTTTAAAACTGAGGAGAAAAACTTCATCCCTAGAGTAAGCGCCAATGTCGCCACCATTTTAGAGGAGGAATCTAAACTAGGACATTACGTTGACCCAACCGCAGGCAGTTACTACGTAGAAAAACTTACGCAGGAATTGGTTTTTGGTGCTATTGAAAAATCCAGGTCTTTTGTGTACTACGATTGGCACCAATTTGCACACAGCAAAAACTTTGTAAGCGAGGTAGATTTATGTTCCACCCAATTGAGAACTCTTTTTGAGACCAAAGAATTAGAAATGATAGGTGAAAACCTCTATCCCCCAGCGGGAAAAGAGGCGTACACCATTTTGGAAACTTTGAAACTGAAATAA
- the trpA gene encoding tryptophan synthase subunit alpha, translating into MKNKLGIYFTAGYPRPESTLEILHALADAKVKFIEVGIPFSDPLADGPVIQESSKQALELGVNLDKIFEDLKQFKLERTDHPDLYLMGYLNSVLSYGVENFLSQAQTAGVTGVILPDLPFNYYQKHYQALFNTYNIKPVFLISPASSSTYIEVLDQANLGFIYVLSSNATTGKKLSLSDNEAFFKRLRAMDLKTETYLGFGIKSKEDITYASTFFDGGIIGSEMIRRLDDKELDSPKKAINRFMQELV; encoded by the coding sequence ATGAAAAATAAATTGGGCATTTACTTTACGGCGGGTTATCCCAGACCAGAATCTACTCTAGAGATTCTTCATGCTTTGGCGGATGCAAAGGTGAAATTTATTGAAGTGGGTATCCCTTTTAGTGATCCACTTGCCGACGGGCCTGTCATTCAGGAAAGCTCTAAACAGGCATTGGAACTTGGGGTTAACTTGGATAAGATTTTTGAGGATTTAAAGCAGTTTAAATTAGAGCGTACGGATCACCCCGATTTATACCTAATGGGGTACCTAAATTCCGTTTTGAGCTATGGGGTGGAGAACTTTTTATCTCAGGCGCAAACTGCAGGTGTTACTGGGGTTATCCTACCCGATTTGCCTTTTAATTACTACCAAAAGCATTATCAGGCTCTTTTTAACACCTATAATATTAAGCCCGTTTTTTTAATATCACCTGCGAGTAGTAGTACCTATATTGAGGTCTTGGATCAAGCTAATTTGGGCTTCATTTATGTGCTGAGTAGCAATGCCACTACCGGTAAAAAACTAAGTCTTTCCGATAACGAAGCCTTTTTTAAAAGGCTAAGGGCTATGGACTTAAAAACTGAAACCTATTTAGGGTTTGGTATAAAATCAAAGGAAGACATTACCTATGCATCCACCTTTTTCGATGGTGGAATAATAGGTTCGGAAATGATTCGAAGGTTGGACGATAAGGAGTTAGATAGTCCTAAAAAAGCAATAAATCGATTTATGCAGGAGTTGGTTTAA
- the scpA gene encoding methylmalonyl-CoA mutase yields MPSRGKVKSFDAAEGIAVVSKYTDNERLAFLKKYGAGEAPYLRGPYASMYAIRPWTIRQYAGFSTAQESNAFYRRNLAAGQKGLSIAFDLATHRGYDSDNPRVKGDVGKAGVAIDSILDMRILFDQIPLDKMSVSMTMNGAVIPIMAFYIAAAAEQGVAPEQLAGTIQNDILKEFMVRNTYIYPPAPSMRIIADIFKYTSEKMPRFNSISISGYHMQEAGATNDLELAYTLADGLQYIRTGLDAGLSIDDFAPRLSFFWAIGMNPYMEIAKMRAARVLWADIVKQFNPTNPKSMALRTHCQTSGWSLTEQDPYNNVCRTTVEAMAAAFGGTQSLHTNALDEAIALPTDFSARIARNTQLFIQHETGITKSIDPWGGSYLVESLTKELIDKARVHIKEIEELGGMAKAIETGLPKMRIEEAAARKQGKIDSLQDVIVGVNAYQTEEEADIEILEVDNTKVIAEQKEKLAQLRNERDSEATQKALDAISEAAKSGNGNLLELAVEAAKAKATLGEISSAMETTFGRYKATINSISGVYQETVKEDKDFKTAKERVNKFESLEGRRPRIMVAKMGQDGHDRGAKVISTSFADIGFDVDIGPLFQTPQEVAKQALENDVHIVGVSSLAAGHKTLVPELIQELEKLGRPEILVVAGGVIPRQDYDYLYDAGVVGIFGPGTKIASAAIELLDILIEGKQS; encoded by the coding sequence ATGCCAAGTCGTGGGAAGGTAAAATCATTTGACGCCGCAGAAGGCATTGCTGTAGTATCAAAGTATACTGATAACGAGCGATTGGCTTTCTTAAAAAAATACGGTGCTGGTGAGGCTCCTTATTTAAGAGGGCCTTATGCCAGTATGTATGCGATCCGCCCGTGGACCATTCGCCAATACGCAGGTTTTAGTACCGCTCAAGAAAGTAATGCATTTTATAGAAGGAATTTAGCTGCAGGACAAAAGGGCTTATCCATTGCCTTTGATTTGGCTACCCATCGGGGTTATGATAGCGACAATCCAAGGGTAAAAGGAGATGTAGGGAAAGCTGGAGTTGCTATAGACTCCATTTTGGATATGCGCATCTTATTCGATCAAATTCCGCTGGATAAAATGTCGGTATCGATGACTATGAACGGAGCAGTAATTCCGATTATGGCTTTTTACATAGCAGCGGCGGCAGAACAAGGTGTAGCACCAGAACAATTGGCCGGAACCATACAAAACGACATTTTAAAGGAGTTTATGGTTAGAAACACCTATATCTATCCGCCTGCTCCCTCTATGCGCATAATTGCCGACATCTTTAAGTACACCTCGGAAAAAATGCCCCGATTTAACAGCATTAGTATCTCGGGTTACCACATGCAAGAGGCAGGCGCTACCAACGATCTTGAGTTGGCATATACCCTAGCCGATGGACTGCAATACATAAGAACCGGTTTAGATGCCGGATTAAGCATCGATGATTTCGCACCAAGACTTTCTTTTTTCTGGGCTATTGGAATGAATCCATACATGGAGATTGCTAAGATGCGTGCAGCTCGTGTTCTTTGGGCGGATATTGTAAAACAATTCAATCCAACCAATCCAAAATCCATGGCCTTGCGAACACATTGCCAGACATCGGGTTGGAGTTTAACAGAGCAGGACCCCTATAACAATGTTTGTAGAACAACCGTTGAAGCCATGGCAGCTGCATTTGGTGGAACTCAGTCGCTGCATACCAACGCTTTGGATGAGGCCATAGCACTGCCAACTGATTTCTCGGCGCGTATTGCTAGAAACACGCAATTATTTATTCAGCACGAAACGGGTATAACTAAATCTATTGACCCCTGGGGAGGAAGTTATTTAGTGGAGTCGTTAACCAAGGAGTTAATAGACAAAGCCAGAGTTCACATTAAGGAAATAGAGGAGCTAGGAGGAATGGCTAAAGCCATAGAAACTGGTTTGCCGAAAATGAGAATTGAGGAGGCTGCTGCCCGTAAACAAGGAAAAATAGACAGCTTACAGGATGTTATCGTAGGGGTTAATGCCTATCAAACAGAAGAGGAAGCCGACATTGAAATTTTAGAGGTAGATAACACCAAGGTAATTGCCGAGCAGAAAGAGAAGTTAGCCCAATTGCGCAACGAGAGAGATAGCGAAGCTACCCAAAAGGCATTGGATGCAATTTCCGAGGCGGCAAAATCTGGAAATGGTAATCTGTTGGAATTGGCGGTTGAAGCTGCAAAAGCAAAAGCTACACTGGGAGAAATTTCTTCGGCCATGGAAACAACTTTCGGAAGGTATAAGGCTACCATCAATAGCATTAGTGGAGTATATCAAGAGACTGTGAAAGAAGATAAAGATTTCAAAACAGCGAAAGAGCGTGTAAATAAATTCGAAAGTCTAGAGGGAAGAAGACCCAGAATTATGGTAGCCAAAATGGGACAAGACGGCCACGACCGCGGTGCCAAGGTGATATCTACTTCCTTCGCCGATATCGGTTTTGACGTGGATATTGGCCCCTTATTCCAAACCCCACAAGAAGTTGCGAAACAGGCATTAGAAAACGATGTACACATTGTTGGAGTGTCTTCTTTAGCAGCAGGGCACAAAACATTAGTTCCCGAATTAATTCAAGAATTAGAGAAACTTGGTAGACCCGAGATACTGGTTGTGGCTGGCGGAGTTATTCCGAGACAAGATTACGATTACTTGTACGATGCTGGAGTAGTTGGAATCTTTGGCCCAGGAACTAAAATTGCCAGTGCAGCAATAGAATTATTAGACATCCTAATAGAAGGAAAACAGAGCTAA
- the trpB gene encoding tryptophan synthase subunit beta codes for MKMHDLPLGYTNKYQVNSEGFYGDFGGAFIPEMLRKNIEELQEAYLKIMDSESFKKEWVGLLKDYVGRPSPLFYAKRLSEKYSAKIYLKREDLNHTGAHKINNTIGQILLAEALGKKRIIAETGAGQHGVATATVCALRGLDCIVYMGEKDIDRQAPNVARMKMLGAEVRPAKSGSKTLKDATNEAIRDWINHPDETHYIIGSVVGPHPYPDLVARFQSIISSEIKVQLVESEQREHPDKVIACVGGGSNAAGAFYHFLENENVELIAVEAAGHGVDTGMTAATVAKGTQGVIHGSMTLMMQDQYGQIIEPHSISAGLDYPGIGPAYAHWANSSRVNFQAVTDEQALNAALEVSRLEGIIPALESAHAFAVLNQMELKRDDLVVICLSGRGDKDMRTYQEFLKDQEHEK; via the coding sequence ATGAAAATGCATGATTTGCCATTAGGCTATACAAATAAGTATCAAGTTAATAGCGAAGGGTTTTACGGCGACTTCGGGGGAGCCTTCATACCCGAAATGCTTCGGAAAAACATAGAGGAGCTCCAGGAGGCCTATTTGAAAATAATGGATTCAGAATCCTTTAAAAAGGAATGGGTTGGACTACTTAAGGATTATGTAGGAAGACCAAGTCCATTATTTTACGCCAAGCGATTAAGCGAAAAATACAGTGCAAAAATTTACCTGAAAAGGGAAGATCTTAACCATACAGGAGCACACAAAATAAACAACACCATTGGTCAGATTTTACTTGCCGAAGCGCTCGGTAAAAAAAGGATAATTGCCGAAACTGGGGCAGGCCAGCACGGTGTTGCAACGGCTACGGTATGCGCTTTGAGAGGATTAGATTGTATTGTGTACATGGGGGAGAAGGATATAGATCGTCAGGCGCCCAATGTTGCTCGTATGAAAATGTTGGGTGCTGAAGTAAGGCCAGCAAAAAGCGGCTCTAAAACGCTAAAAGATGCAACGAATGAGGCTATACGCGATTGGATAAATCATCCCGATGAAACGCATTATATAATTGGTTCTGTTGTTGGACCGCATCCTTACCCCGATTTGGTGGCGAGGTTTCAGAGCATCATTTCCTCCGAAATAAAAGTGCAATTAGTCGAGAGCGAACAAAGAGAACATCCAGATAAGGTAATAGCTTGTGTAGGTGGTGGAAGCAATGCCGCAGGAGCCTTTTATCATTTTCTTGAAAATGAAAATGTAGAGCTCATAGCTGTTGAAGCCGCAGGGCATGGCGTGGATACCGGAATGACAGCTGCTACGGTAGCAAAGGGTACACAGGGCGTAATTCATGGTTCTATGACCTTGATGATGCAAGATCAATACGGTCAGATAATTGAACCTCATAGTATTTCTGCAGGCCTGGATTATCCAGGGATTGGACCAGCATACGCTCACTGGGCCAACAGCTCTCGTGTGAATTTCCAGGCAGTAACCGATGAGCAAGCGCTAAATGCGGCACTTGAAGTGTCACGGTTAGAAGGTATAATCCCAGCTTTGGAATCGGCGCATGCCTTTGCAGTGCTTAACCAAATGGAGTTAAAACGCGACGACCTTGTAGTTATCTGCCTATCAGGAAGAGGGGACAAAGACATGAGAACCTATCAAGAATTTTTAAAGGATCAGGAGCATGAAAAATAA
- a CDS encoding OmpP1/FadL family transporter, with the protein MRPNFLSYRLIIVLLTLSNVVFGGGYQVNLQGVKQTGMGHCGVSLYQGPSAIFFNPAQLGFSTNKTAISFGVNLVDGRIVHYNPATNQQYRNQRGLSTPFSVYATRKLGKGFAFGIGAYTPYGSSLKWEDNWAGRFVVTDISLRAIYVQPTISYGRGPWSIGIGVMAGFGSLNYKRDIPVTDSEGEYGSVLLTASSRAIGFNLGTSIELSKGFVFGMSYRTQHTFKAENGFADFTVPETASEQLYDQNFSSQISAPSNFMVGLSLQPNDKWAFTGEVNFTGWSVYQKLEIDFEENTDVLNDISERRNWRDSEAFRFGVLRKAGQSLTLRAGFSRDLTPTNKQFYGPETPDSDRNGYHAGFTLKIKKKISFDAAFQWAETDEITAYHEPSGFGGKYKGRAFVYCFGFSYGL; encoded by the coding sequence ATGCGCCCCAATTTTCTGTCATATCGTCTAATTATTGTTTTGTTAACCCTGTCCAATGTGGTTTTTGGAGGGGGCTACCAGGTCAATTTGCAGGGTGTAAAGCAAACTGGAATGGGGCATTGTGGGGTCAGTTTGTACCAAGGACCCTCGGCAATATTTTTTAATCCAGCGCAGCTAGGGTTTAGTACCAACAAAACAGCTATTAGTTTCGGAGTTAATTTGGTGGATGGTAGAATAGTTCATTATAATCCAGCAACCAACCAACAATATAGAAATCAAAGAGGTCTTTCCACGCCATTTAGCGTTTACGCCACTCGTAAATTAGGAAAGGGTTTTGCCTTTGGTATTGGGGCCTACACACCCTACGGATCATCTTTAAAATGGGAAGATAATTGGGCCGGGAGATTTGTGGTAACCGATATTTCGCTAAGAGCAATTTATGTTCAGCCCACTATTTCCTACGGTAGAGGTCCATGGAGCATTGGAATAGGAGTTATGGCAGGATTTGGAAGTTTAAATTACAAGAGAGATATTCCTGTAACTGACTCAGAAGGAGAGTATGGAAGTGTTCTATTAACGGCGAGTTCAAGGGCTATTGGCTTTAACCTAGGTACTTCAATAGAATTAAGTAAAGGCTTTGTGTTTGGAATGAGTTATAGAACCCAACACACGTTTAAGGCTGAAAACGGATTTGCAGATTTTACCGTTCCCGAAACCGCATCCGAACAGTTGTACGACCAGAATTTTAGTTCGCAAATTAGCGCTCCCTCAAATTTTATGGTAGGATTAAGTCTTCAGCCCAACGATAAATGGGCATTTACGGGCGAAGTTAATTTTACGGGATGGAGTGTTTACCAGAAATTAGAGATAGATTTTGAGGAAAATACTGATGTTCTCAATGATATTTCGGAGCGAAGAAATTGGAGAGATTCGGAAGCTTTTCGATTTGGTGTATTGCGGAAAGCTGGTCAAAGTCTAACCCTAAGGGCAGGGTTTTCCAGAGATTTAACCCCCACCAACAAACAATTTTACGGTCCAGAAACACCGGATTCGGATCGCAATGGATACCACGCGGGGTTTACCCTTAAGATAAAGAAGAAAATATCCTTTGATGCCGCTTTTCAATGGGCTGAAACCGACGAAATTACGGCCTATCACGAACCCTCAGGTTTTGGTGGTAAATACAAGGGTAGAGCATTTGTTTACTGTTTTGGATTCTCATATGGACTGTAG
- a CDS encoding phosphoribosylanthranilate isomerase, translating to MKSLKLKVCGLRNNITEVDGLNPDYLGFIFWGPSSRFNNAQHLPQTKGKKVGVFVDASQETIGAKINQLGLDAVQLHGRESQDFCAEIKGLGVELFKAIRVEKGNLRLEQLRGFEPYVDYFLFDTAGKLPGGNGVRFDWSRLNNYALEKPFFLSGGIAPENQVEAIEYAQKHPFCVGLDVNSGFEIEPGLKNIDALIKLKSAIDENA from the coding sequence AATAACATCACTGAGGTAGATGGGTTAAATCCTGATTATTTGGGCTTTATATTTTGGGGGCCGTCCAGTCGATTCAATAATGCGCAACATCTTCCGCAAACAAAGGGGAAAAAAGTAGGTGTTTTTGTAGATGCCTCTCAAGAAACCATTGGGGCCAAGATTAATCAGCTGGGATTGGATGCCGTTCAGCTGCACGGGAGAGAATCCCAAGATTTTTGTGCGGAAATAAAGGGGCTTGGAGTGGAACTATTCAAAGCCATTCGGGTTGAAAAAGGGAATTTGAGGTTAGAGCAATTACGAGGATTTGAACCCTATGTAGATTACTTTCTTTTTGATACCGCGGGGAAATTACCTGGTGGTAATGGTGTCCGATTCGACTGGTCCAGACTTAATAATTACGCATTGGAAAAGCCTTTCTTTTTAAGTGGGGGAATAGCTCCAGAAAACCAAGTTGAAGCCATAGAATATGCCCAAAAGCACCCTTTTTGTGTAGGGTTGGATGTTAACTCTGGCTTTGAAATTGAGCCGGGTTTGAAAAATATAGATGCATTAATAAAACTGAAATCTGCAATTGATGAAAATGCATGA